Proteins from a single region of Kocuria turfanensis:
- a CDS encoding M48 family metalloprotease, with protein sequence MRTETQSYIFHDEGCVQSDAFVRHIVAHEYGHILLRHSGCELSIGTAFSKVGKNKSVRQVLARSDRWTSQEKDAEAIAVALAAHLAGQPDPILELFG encoded by the coding sequence ATGAGGACAGAGACGCAGTCCTACATCTTCCATGACGAGGGATGCGTACAGTCCGATGCATTCGTCAGGCACATCGTGGCGCACGAATATGGACACATCCTGCTGCGCCACAGCGGGTGCGAATTGAGCATCGGCACGGCGTTCTCCAAGGTGGGTAAGAATAAGAGCGTCCGGCAAGTCCTTGCCCGCAGCGATCGGTGGACCTCTCAGGAGAAGGACGCCGAGGCAATTGCTGTGGCCCTGGCTGCCCATCTCGCCGGCCAGCCAGACCCCATCCTCGAGCTGTTCGGCTGA